One Legionella lansingensis genomic region harbors:
- a CDS encoding patatin-like phospholipase family protein — protein sequence MITHGISKLYFILLGIFVLILVTIFAFILYHRSLFHRNLPAKPIAKPFKQHLHTSCGQEFFTILAIDGGGIRGIIPLYFLSKIEELTQRPISENFDLVAGISTGSIIATALTLPDKQGKNKFSAKKLLDFYTNDASKLFFNSWTHQFFTLDGLIGPKYSSTGIRKVGKKFYANQGLDELKTKVIVFGYDAVSMDIIPFCNWQNCSINSTNYRVRDVITGTTAMMSFFEPKIFHDEQGNLKYIINDMGMIMNNPTLLAYLYGSKVCPNTKHYLILSLGTGNYPGITDNSPNIASWGLIKWLPNLITTTIETHSQLSNQLAAKLARLINVQTDELPKFIYIRINPVIQQEQRDPLNISKPHLQELLNISEADYKKNEKLITCLVEILNRKQLSNACKLLISKNQGAYFAD from the coding sequence ATGATCACACATGGAATTTCAAAATTATACTTTATATTACTAGGTATTTTTGTTCTTATTCTTGTTACGATATTTGCTTTTATTTTATACCATCGTTCTCTTTTTCATAGGAATCTGCCAGCTAAACCCATTGCAAAACCGTTTAAACAACATCTGCACACGAGTTGTGGTCAGGAGTTCTTTACTATATTAGCTATCGATGGCGGCGGAATAAGAGGGATTATTCCGTTATACTTTCTATCTAAAATAGAAGAGTTAACCCAAAGGCCAATCAGTGAAAATTTTGATTTAGTAGCAGGAATCTCAACGGGTTCTATCATTGCAACCGCGTTAACATTACCTGATAAACAAGGTAAAAATAAATTTTCCGCTAAAAAACTCCTGGATTTTTATACGAATGACGCGTCAAAACTGTTTTTTAATAGTTGGACTCATCAATTTTTTACTCTTGATGGACTCATTGGACCCAAATACAGTTCCACGGGTATAAGAAAGGTTGGAAAGAAATTTTATGCAAACCAAGGGCTTGATGAGTTAAAAACCAAAGTTATTGTGTTTGGCTACGATGCTGTCAGCATGGATATCATTCCATTTTGTAATTGGCAGAATTGTAGTATTAATAGTACGAATTACAGGGTCAGAGATGTGATTACTGGAACAACAGCAATGATGTCGTTCTTTGAGCCCAAGATTTTTCATGATGAGCAAGGTAATTTAAAATACATTATTAATGATATGGGCATGATTATGAATAATCCCACATTGTTGGCCTATCTCTATGGTAGCAAAGTGTGCCCGAATACAAAGCATTATCTCATTTTATCATTAGGTACAGGTAATTATCCTGGGATAACTGACAATTCGCCTAATATTGCAAGCTGGGGGTTGATTAAATGGCTCCCTAATCTTATTACGACAACGATTGAAACACACAGTCAGTTATCAAATCAATTAGCTGCAAAGCTAGCCCGATTAATTAATGTCCAAACAGACGAATTGCCGAAATTTATATACATCAGAATAAATCCTGTTATTCAACAAGAGCAAAGAGATCCACTTAATATTTCTAAACCGCATCTTCAAGAACTCTTGAATATTTCAGAAGCAGATTATAAAAAAAATGAAAAATTGATCACGTGTCTGGTAGAAATCTTGAACAGGAAACAATTATCAAACGCCTGTAAGCTACTAATCAGCAAAAATCAGGGAGCTTATTTTGCTGACTAG
- a CDS encoding Lpg0189 family type II secretion system effector, with protein sequence MKLLLITSCMAFSLSVTAASMNEHENIFIQNIKTPKHTIIKQQTNVQMIFKNPALMVRTTEYPTQIVRVGGELDNSTLTCDEVEKEIDSFFSNQIKHDLFYYNTLIMCGYDPKTNYAIRYSIQSYFDPLNDKGIEYLQSYLAEHNGKMLLGWPFYVEDAQGVVVSMSMNAGRKNGHNDSTMLVLRHDNANHYFANNYQLLKELVADIHQRYNSNNPELILPFLDRWFFSFAGMVYERILKNSTYTELQPERIFLMEKEPKIFSSALKYYFANHCSKYPNKHCL encoded by the coding sequence ATGAAATTACTACTGATTACTTCGTGTATGGCTTTCTCTTTATCGGTCACTGCTGCGTCTATGAATGAACATGAGAACATTTTTATTCAAAATATCAAGACTCCAAAACATACCATCATCAAGCAACAGACCAATGTGCAAATGATTTTTAAGAATCCGGCATTAATGGTTAGGACCACAGAATATCCCACACAAATTGTACGGGTAGGTGGTGAACTTGACAATTCAACCTTAACTTGTGATGAGGTCGAGAAGGAAATCGACTCGTTTTTCTCAAATCAAATAAAGCATGATTTATTCTATTACAATACCTTAATCATGTGTGGGTATGATCCTAAGACCAACTATGCTATCAGATATAGCATTCAAAGTTATTTTGATCCGCTGAACGATAAAGGTATTGAGTACTTGCAATCTTATCTTGCAGAACACAACGGCAAAATGCTATTAGGTTGGCCTTTTTATGTGGAAGATGCTCAAGGAGTGGTGGTATCGATGAGCATGAATGCCGGTAGAAAAAATGGTCATAATGACTCTACAATGCTGGTTTTACGCCATGATAATGCCAATCATTATTTTGCAAACAATTATCAGCTTCTCAAGGAGTTAGTCGCCGATATTCATCAACGTTATAACAGTAACAATCCAGAGTTAATTTTACCTTTTCTGGATCGATGGTTTTTTTCTTTCGCAGGTATGGTATATGAACGGATTTTAAAAAATTCGACCTATACGGAGCTTCAGCCTGAGCGCATTTTTCTGATGGAAAAAGAGCCCAAAATTTTTAGTTCGGCACTAAAGTACTATTTTGCAAATCATTGCAGCAAATATCCTAATAAACATTGCCTATAA
- a CDS encoding YggN family protein, translating to MLKGLNLSRFSSLVKTSLISAVLFFPICAHAGQLNGLRGSRYCEILISKDTTSLSVYNTIGLNDCPESLWDKITVSSVKGETGASFVKLNGPRYWVIDGLTDSRLVNPEQKIISGLAMREAGILKIRLSDLLTSSKLYREHTVDRQTTWVYKAGKPVYELIDPKGQVFVMQSYSIEKQPQTMESLANLASKLKLPAGWQYRTGILQQDSELKAINNKATVIQDDFLNTYQLATHDFLKG from the coding sequence ATGTTAAAAGGACTTAATTTGAGCAGATTTAGCTCTTTGGTTAAAACTTCTTTAATCTCTGCCGTCTTATTTTTTCCTATATGCGCACACGCCGGTCAACTTAATGGCTTGAGAGGTTCACGCTATTGCGAAATTCTTATTTCCAAAGATACAACCAGCCTGTCTGTTTACAACACGATAGGACTGAATGATTGCCCTGAAAGTCTATGGGATAAGATCACGGTTAGCTCAGTTAAAGGCGAAACAGGTGCTTCTTTTGTAAAATTAAATGGTCCACGCTATTGGGTTATCGATGGATTAACCGATTCCAGGTTAGTAAATCCTGAACAAAAAATAATTTCTGGCTTGGCAATGCGCGAAGCAGGGATTTTAAAAATCAGACTATCTGATTTATTGACTAGCTCTAAACTCTATCGCGAACATACAGTGGATCGGCAAACGACTTGGGTATATAAAGCAGGAAAGCCTGTTTATGAGCTTATTGATCCTAAAGGACAGGTTTTTGTTATGCAATCATATAGCATCGAAAAGCAACCACAAACCATGGAAAGTTTAGCGAACCTGGCTTCAAAACTAAAATTACCCGCTGGTTGGCAGTATCGTACGGGGATTTTACAGCAGGATAGTGAGTTAAAAGCTATCAATAACAAGGCCACTGTTATTCAGGATGATTTTTTGAATACCTATCAATTGGCTACGCATGATTTTCTAAAGGGATAA
- the pbpC gene encoding penicillin-binding protein 1C, with protein sequence MKKFLKQISIIFAIIFISGGLFLYFSPKPPLLSGISFSTAVYDEQHHLLRLTLSHDDKYRLYTPLSQIAPELISATLLQEDQYFYWHYGINPFAMFKAGWQTYVIKSRRVGASTITMQLARIRYGINSKKLSGKLLQIIRALQLERHYSKKQILEAYLNLAPYGGNIEGVSAASLIYFDKPPAKLSLSEALTLSVIPQNPAKRTPGNDSLKDSRNKLFMRWLEDHPKDIDKRIAINLPLAMRNSSNIPFIAPHMVYSVLNNFELKTQSVVTTLDVRFQHILSRITRHYINRKKYLGVYNASVLLVDTRDMGVKGMVGSIDFFNKEINGQINGTNTKRSPGSTLKPFVYGLAFDQGLIHPNTVLKDVPHSFGSYNPENFDYEFMGPIKAKDALILSRNIPAIYLASQLTHPSLHQFLVDAQVSHLRPESYYGLALTLGGAELTMQELTTLYAMLVNKGIWHPLRMRTDEPADAGERLLSPEASFLVLDILKDTPRPEGHAISSHHQALPIYWKTGTSSGYRDAWSVGAFGPYVLAVWIGNFDNKSNPAFVGKNIAAPLFFELIEAIQQEKGPIPGIEQHPEHLHLEHVDVCKASGMLPTRYCQDTEMTWFIPGKSPIKSDTIYREVAIDKNTGLRTCHFNENTRFEVYEFWPTDLLKIFKQAGIQRRVPPPYESRCSTIGNLGLSPQITSPQTELSYIIRVNSDQKTKIPLTAVTDADIQYIYWFINESFIAKTRPDKPFLWEAHPGKFIVRVVDDHGLSDAREVVIQMG encoded by the coding sequence ATGAAAAAATTTTTAAAGCAAATTAGCATCATTTTTGCAATAATTTTTATTAGCGGGGGATTATTTTTATATTTCTCGCCTAAGCCACCTTTATTAAGTGGGATTAGTTTTTCTACAGCTGTTTATGACGAGCAACATCACTTGTTGCGTCTTACGTTAAGTCACGATGATAAATATCGGTTATATACGCCCCTGTCTCAGATTGCTCCAGAACTGATTTCTGCAACATTATTGCAAGAAGATCAGTATTTTTATTGGCATTACGGCATTAATCCTTTTGCTATGTTCAAAGCAGGGTGGCAAACATATGTTATCAAATCGCGTCGTGTCGGTGCTTCTACAATTACTATGCAACTTGCTCGTATTCGTTATGGTATTAATTCTAAAAAATTATCAGGGAAGCTGTTACAAATTATTCGAGCTCTACAACTTGAACGACACTATAGCAAAAAGCAAATCCTAGAGGCTTATTTGAATCTTGCTCCTTATGGTGGGAACATTGAAGGAGTGAGTGCAGCCTCACTGATTTATTTTGATAAACCGCCAGCTAAGCTCAGCTTATCAGAAGCACTAACATTGAGTGTGATCCCGCAAAATCCTGCTAAACGGACCCCCGGTAATGACAGCTTAAAAGACAGTCGCAATAAGCTTTTTATGCGTTGGTTAGAAGACCACCCTAAAGATATTGATAAACGAATTGCAATCAATTTGCCTTTAGCAATGAGAAACTCAAGTAATATACCCTTTATTGCCCCACATATGGTGTACTCGGTTCTCAACAATTTTGAGCTGAAAACTCAGAGCGTAGTGACAACACTGGATGTGCGTTTTCAACACATTCTTTCACGGATTACACGACATTATATCAATAGGAAAAAATATCTTGGCGTTTATAATGCCTCTGTTCTACTGGTTGATACACGCGATATGGGAGTTAAGGGTATGGTAGGTTCTATTGATTTCTTTAATAAAGAAATTAACGGACAAATCAATGGCACGAACACAAAGCGCTCTCCGGGATCTACTCTAAAACCCTTTGTTTATGGCTTGGCTTTTGACCAAGGATTAATTCACCCTAATACTGTGCTAAAGGATGTGCCTCACAGCTTTGGAAGTTACAATCCAGAAAATTTTGATTATGAATTCATGGGACCGATTAAAGCCAAAGATGCCTTAATCCTAAGTCGTAATATCCCTGCTATTTATCTTGCTAGTCAATTGACCCATCCAAGTTTGCATCAATTCTTGGTGGATGCTCAAGTAAGCCATTTGAGACCCGAATCTTACTATGGTTTAGCGTTGACTCTAGGCGGTGCGGAACTAACAATGCAGGAATTAACAACGTTGTATGCTATGTTGGTTAACAAAGGGATTTGGCATCCATTACGTATGCGCACGGATGAGCCCGCTGATGCTGGTGAACGTTTACTAAGCCCAGAAGCAAGTTTTTTAGTATTGGATATTCTCAAGGACACGCCGCGACCTGAAGGTCATGCTATATCGTCGCATCATCAAGCCTTGCCTATTTACTGGAAAACGGGAACGTCTTCGGGTTATCGTGATGCCTGGTCTGTCGGTGCCTTTGGACCTTATGTTCTCGCCGTATGGATTGGTAACTTTGATAATAAAAGTAACCCTGCGTTTGTGGGGAAAAACATTGCAGCCCCTCTCTTTTTTGAGCTTATTGAGGCCATTCAACAGGAAAAAGGGCCGATACCTGGGATAGAGCAACACCCCGAGCATCTTCATCTGGAACATGTTGACGTTTGTAAAGCATCAGGAATGCTGCCAACACGTTATTGTCAAGATACAGAAATGACCTGGTTTATTCCTGGGAAATCTCCGATTAAATCCGATACAATCTATCGCGAAGTGGCTATTGATAAAAATACTGGACTTAGAACGTGCCATTTTAATGAGAATACTCGTTTTGAGGTTTATGAATTTTGGCCAACTGATTTGCTCAAAATTTTTAAGCAAGCAGGGATTCAGCGACGTGTTCCACCTCCCTATGAGTCAAGGTGTTCAACCATTGGCAATCTTGGTTTAAGTCCACAAATTACCTCACCACAAACCGAGTTGAGCTATATTATTCGCGTTAACTCTGACCAAAAAACCAAGATTCCTTTAACTGCGGTTACCGATGCGGATATCCAATATATTTATTGGTTTATCAACGAGAGTTTTATCGCCAAAACCCGTCCTGATAAACCTTTTTTATGGGAGGCTCACCCAGGTAAATTTATCGTCAGAGTGGTTGATGACCACGGGCTATCTGATGCACGAGAGGTAGTGATTCAAATGGGGTAG
- a CDS encoding alpha-2-macroglobulin: MNKKQLSQPFVAIGAFFALFFGRLRWTSPPWISYLRRQADARPKTFWGSFAAIVILFFAAGYGYCWYKSLPKPQLITAVITAPKITPIEDDKFVPDIVAINFGIDHSQDTASNIGNDANSEEDSESNFTPKSVAPLNQIGKEVTEGIEISPAIKGKWYWENDNRLIFTPEEDWPASQTYRIHFAKNFFAPGTKFEGYDYSFSTQPFEAKISEFSFYQDPVNPNVRQAVATINFNFPVDPTSLENKTSLIFQALKHGKLDLNAQHFKYNVTFDEHKRIAYLRSENLSLPKVSRYLALTINEGLKALKGPGKTSTSVSKNLLIPDVGNYFKVTAATASIIRNEQDRPEQVLALETSLGVTEAELKKSLHVYLLPENYPATVASEEKKNYEWQNPGEVSASILKLSTPLSMQTIPADRNFATLHSYKFNAQTPRYIYLKLDKGARGFGGFELTNDYATIIKVPEYPKEISFLHKGALLALNSEKKLSVLVRGLPSVKFDFARVLPTNVNQLITQTQGDFNNPYFINQSFNQQNISQIFSEIQPFDASDLTKQQYTALDFSKYLAASANTAGPQGLFLLQATGWDTTNNVPLDAKASRLILITDLGLVVKDNRDGSHDVFVQSITDGLPLANVNVTVLGKNGLPLLTYATDAQGRANFPALTDFIDEREPVVYLASLGSDVSFIPYNNPNRQLNYSRYDIGGVYSNYQDQHNLSAYLFSDRGIYRPGDTAHIGMIVKQTYAQPQPAGLLLEAIVSDPRGTTIRDEKFTLDSTGYASFDLGTNPTSPTGQYLINLYIVKDKHPESLLGSTSIRVAEFQPDRMRIKSSFSQGPTEGWVSPKDLTAKIQLWNLYGAPAVDRRVSGKILLAPQRVAFKKYPDYIFADPLSDPKKPSRVFTDNLADVKTNERGEAEFKLNLERFDKATYQLTFFGEGFEAEGGRSVATQSTILVSPLSYFVGYKPDGDLSYIKQNSKRCVNLLAVNPQLESLEVTDLKLQLVSLHPVSTLVKKPNGTYEYQSIVQSTVVSTVPFTINESGTDFALPTQQIGDFAVNILDQNNTELSHIKFTVVGASQQPLAKNAELSVKLNKNAYRAGEDIELQITAPYTGAGLITIERDKVYATQWFKTSMTSSVQRIHIPEDFQGNGYVNVAFVRDWNSPDIYLSPLSYNVTPFSVDHDNHNIHIHLSTPELARPGEPFVINYNSDKPGKIIVFAVDEGILQVANYATPDPLSFFFQKRALEVLTQQTVDQILPQFIKERELSAVGGDGGEELLSKHLNPFKRKTDLPVAYWSGIIDTDATPRQLTYNVPDYFNGTLRVMAVAVASDSVGAAEKKSQIRGNFVINPNTPTFVAPGDTFEITASVANNVQGSGSNAKVAVELTTSPSLEIIGESNDSLTIPEGQEQTVRFKLKANSSLGSAKMTLVAQMGDKSSTMDSTLSVRPASAFITDIISGSSKDSKKLLAPDRQLYPEYRTVTAALSTSPMILVSGLQQYLTTFPYGCTEQLTSKALPLLAMANQPWFAKDIEAISDKVMTTIQMLGQRQMSNGGFSYWPGGGSNYSTNFSSVYAMHFLTEARAQGYIVPNDVFSGGLGYLRDLAAQNPADFDTARVQAYAIYILTRNEIVTTNYLTNLQLYLDKEQPQKWQQDITGAYIAATYQLLKSFAEANQLIDKFKIDTQPLSTTDFYDSNIANAQYLYLIAKHFPERLAKVGNQVLPRLVSAINTDEINTILSAYISLALSAYDQAIPAEVASFSISEILSDNTAKILTMSDSSYGKASIDEDVKQVSFNNPNQLTFFYQLIQAGFDKKVPTEATGKGLEIYREYRDSKDNVVNSTTLGSEIEVHIQLRALDDRYLSNVAIVDLLPGGFEVVRDSVHSENLDYVDIREDRVIFFTSADSSAKQLVYRIKATNVGHYQVPAIIAESMYNPGIRANGAATTMEVTTPFPE; the protein is encoded by the coding sequence ATGAACAAAAAACAGCTTTCCCAACCTTTTGTTGCTATTGGCGCTTTTTTTGCTCTTTTTTTTGGTCGTTTACGCTGGACCAGCCCACCCTGGATTTCCTATTTACGCCGTCAAGCCGATGCGCGTCCAAAAACATTCTGGGGAAGTTTTGCTGCTATTGTCATCTTATTTTTTGCTGCAGGTTATGGCTATTGTTGGTACAAGAGTTTGCCCAAACCGCAATTAATAACTGCAGTGATTACTGCACCTAAAATTACACCCATTGAAGATGATAAATTTGTGCCAGATATTGTTGCTATTAATTTTGGCATAGATCATTCACAAGATACTGCTTCTAACATCGGGAATGACGCTAACTCCGAAGAGGATTCCGAAAGCAATTTTACCCCAAAATCAGTCGCTCCACTTAATCAAATTGGTAAAGAAGTTACTGAAGGAATCGAGATTAGCCCGGCTATAAAAGGCAAATGGTATTGGGAAAATGACAACCGCTTGATATTTACTCCGGAGGAAGACTGGCCGGCTTCGCAAACCTATCGTATTCATTTCGCCAAAAACTTTTTTGCTCCAGGAACAAAATTTGAGGGTTACGATTACTCTTTCTCAACCCAACCTTTTGAGGCAAAAATAAGTGAATTTTCTTTTTATCAGGATCCAGTCAATCCCAACGTAAGACAGGCCGTTGCTACCATCAATTTCAATTTTCCAGTTGACCCTACAAGTCTTGAAAACAAGACCTCTTTAATATTTCAGGCTTTGAAACATGGAAAACTCGACTTAAATGCACAGCATTTTAAGTATAATGTGACGTTTGATGAGCATAAACGTATCGCTTATTTACGTTCTGAAAACCTTTCTTTACCCAAAGTATCTCGTTACCTGGCTCTAACAATTAATGAAGGATTGAAGGCCTTAAAAGGGCCTGGAAAAACGAGCACGTCTGTAAGCAAGAACCTTTTAATTCCTGATGTCGGAAATTATTTCAAAGTCACTGCCGCGACAGCTTCGATTATTCGTAATGAGCAGGATAGACCAGAACAGGTATTAGCTTTAGAAACGTCATTGGGTGTAACCGAAGCCGAACTTAAGAAGTCTCTTCATGTCTATTTATTACCGGAAAATTATCCTGCAACCGTGGCTTCGGAAGAAAAAAAGAATTATGAATGGCAAAATCCTGGGGAAGTTTCAGCAAGTATCTTGAAGCTGTCTACGCCTCTGTCCATGCAAACCATTCCCGCTGATAGAAATTTTGCAACGTTGCATAGCTACAAATTTAACGCGCAAACCCCACGTTATATTTATCTTAAATTGGATAAGGGAGCGCGTGGGTTTGGTGGCTTTGAGTTAACCAATGATTACGCCACCATCATCAAAGTACCTGAATACCCGAAAGAAATCAGTTTTCTTCATAAAGGCGCCCTACTCGCCTTGAATAGTGAGAAAAAACTATCCGTTCTCGTGCGTGGACTTCCATCTGTCAAGTTTGATTTCGCCAGGGTTTTACCCACAAACGTAAACCAATTGATTACGCAGACTCAAGGCGATTTTAATAACCCTTATTTTATTAACCAGAGCTTTAACCAACAAAATATCAGTCAGATATTCTCTGAAATTCAACCATTTGATGCTTCGGACTTAACCAAGCAACAATATACCGCCCTAGACTTTAGCAAATACCTTGCGGCAAGTGCGAATACGGCTGGACCTCAAGGATTGTTTCTGTTACAGGCAACAGGATGGGACACAACAAATAATGTTCCCTTGGATGCAAAAGCAAGCCGCCTAATTTTAATCACCGACTTAGGATTAGTCGTTAAGGATAATCGTGATGGCAGTCATGACGTATTTGTGCAGTCAATCACTGATGGTTTGCCTCTGGCAAATGTAAATGTAACTGTTTTGGGTAAAAATGGCCTTCCGCTTTTAACTTATGCAACAGATGCCCAGGGGCGCGCTAATTTCCCTGCACTCACTGACTTTATTGATGAGCGTGAACCAGTAGTCTATCTTGCAAGTTTAGGAAGCGATGTTTCTTTCATTCCTTACAATAATCCAAATCGTCAATTGAATTATTCCCGTTATGACATTGGTGGTGTTTATAGCAATTACCAGGATCAACATAACTTAAGTGCCTACCTATTCTCTGATCGTGGTATCTATCGACCAGGGGATACTGCCCATATTGGTATGATCGTTAAGCAAACGTATGCTCAACCGCAGCCAGCGGGACTGTTGCTTGAAGCTATCGTCTCCGATCCCCGTGGCACCACCATCCGTGATGAAAAATTTACTCTGGATTCTACAGGATATGCCTCTTTTGACTTAGGAACTAATCCTACATCGCCCACCGGACAATATCTGATTAATCTTTATATTGTTAAGGATAAACACCCTGAGAGTTTGTTAGGCTCTACCTCGATTCGTGTTGCCGAGTTTCAACCTGATCGCATGCGTATTAAATCAAGCTTTTCTCAAGGCCCAACTGAGGGCTGGGTGAGTCCCAAAGACCTAACTGCGAAAATTCAACTCTGGAACTTATATGGTGCTCCAGCGGTCGATAGACGCGTTAGTGGTAAGATTTTACTTGCTCCACAACGAGTAGCTTTCAAAAAATACCCTGATTACATTTTTGCTGATCCCCTTAGTGATCCCAAGAAACCATCTCGAGTCTTTACCGATAACCTAGCTGATGTGAAAACCAATGAGCGAGGTGAAGCTGAATTTAAACTAAATTTGGAGCGTTTTGACAAAGCCACTTACCAATTGACTTTTTTTGGGGAGGGTTTTGAAGCGGAAGGTGGTCGAAGCGTTGCCACACAGTCCACAATACTGGTGAGTCCTCTGTCCTATTTTGTAGGGTATAAGCCTGATGGTGATCTGAGTTACATAAAACAAAATAGCAAGCGTTGTGTCAATTTGCTTGCGGTAAATCCACAATTAGAATCCCTGGAAGTAACAGATCTGAAATTACAACTCGTTTCATTGCATCCAGTTAGTACTCTGGTGAAAAAACCCAATGGCACTTATGAGTATCAGTCAATCGTCCAATCAACCGTGGTGAGTACTGTACCGTTTACTATTAATGAAAGCGGGACTGATTTTGCATTGCCTACGCAGCAAATTGGCGACTTTGCCGTGAATATTCTGGATCAGAATAATACCGAACTAAGTCACATTAAATTCACCGTGGTGGGTGCGAGCCAACAGCCTCTTGCTAAAAATGCAGAACTAAGCGTTAAGTTAAACAAGAACGCGTATCGAGCAGGTGAAGATATTGAGCTACAAATTACGGCACCTTACACTGGAGCTGGATTAATCACGATTGAGCGCGATAAGGTTTATGCCACTCAATGGTTTAAAACAAGCATGACCAGCTCAGTGCAACGAATTCATATTCCTGAAGATTTTCAAGGCAATGGCTATGTGAATGTGGCTTTTGTGCGTGATTGGAATTCACCTGATATTTACTTGAGCCCTCTTAGCTACAATGTCACCCCTTTCAGTGTCGATCATGACAATCATAATATTCATATTCATTTGAGCACTCCTGAATTAGCGAGACCGGGAGAACCTTTTGTTATTAATTACAATAGCGACAAACCTGGTAAAATCATTGTATTTGCTGTCGATGAAGGCATATTACAGGTTGCTAATTATGCAACACCAGATCCGCTTTCTTTCTTTTTCCAAAAGAGAGCATTAGAAGTCTTAACTCAGCAAACAGTCGATCAAATTTTGCCTCAATTTATTAAAGAGCGAGAGCTTTCAGCCGTTGGTGGTGACGGTGGCGAAGAATTATTATCGAAGCATTTGAATCCGTTCAAACGCAAAACGGATTTACCGGTTGCTTATTGGTCAGGCATTATTGATACCGACGCCACACCACGCCAGCTTACCTACAATGTGCCTGACTATTTCAATGGCACATTGCGAGTGATGGCTGTTGCTGTTGCCTCTGACTCCGTAGGTGCAGCCGAGAAAAAATCTCAAATTCGCGGAAATTTTGTTATTAACCCCAATACTCCGACCTTTGTCGCACCAGGCGATACGTTTGAGATTACAGCAAGTGTTGCTAATAATGTTCAAGGCTCAGGTTCTAACGCGAAGGTGGCCGTAGAATTAACAACCAGCCCTTCGTTAGAAATTATTGGCGAAAGCAATGATTCCCTAACTATTCCCGAAGGCCAAGAACAAACGGTGCGGTTTAAGCTGAAAGCGAATTCGTCTTTAGGTTCCGCAAAAATGACTTTGGTTGCGCAAATGGGTGACAAATCCAGCACGATGGATTCTACGCTTAGCGTTCGACCTGCAAGCGCTTTTATTACAGATATAATCAGTGGTAGCAGCAAAGACAGCAAAAAATTGCTTGCGCCTGATCGACAGTTGTATCCTGAATACCGCACTGTCACTGCCGCTTTGTCGACGAGTCCTATGATTTTGGTTTCTGGTTTGCAGCAATACCTGACCACCTTTCCGTATGGGTGTACCGAACAACTGACAAGTAAGGCACTACCGTTGTTGGCAATGGCCAATCAGCCTTGGTTCGCTAAAGACATAGAAGCCATTAGTGATAAGGTGATGACCACGATTCAAATGTTAGGCCAAAGGCAAATGTCCAATGGTGGTTTCAGTTACTGGCCTGGTGGAGGAAGTAATTACAGCACTAACTTCTCCTCAGTTTACGCCATGCACTTTCTAACCGAAGCCAGAGCACAAGGTTATATTGTACCGAATGATGTTTTCAGTGGCGGTCTTGGCTATCTTAGAGACTTAGCCGCTCAAAATCCTGCTGACTTTGATACAGCTCGCGTTCAGGCTTATGCGATTTATATTTTGACGCGAAATGAGATTGTAACGACAAACTATCTAACCAATTTGCAACTCTATTTGGATAAAGAACAACCGCAGAAATGGCAACAAGATATTACCGGGGCCTATATCGCTGCAACTTATCAATTATTAAAAAGTTTTGCGGAAGCCAATCAGCTGATTGATAAATTTAAGATAGACACCCAACCTTTATCCACTACCGATTTTTATGATAGCAATATTGCTAATGCGCAATACCTTTATTTGATTGCAAAGCATTTTCCAGAACGCTTAGCTAAAGTCGGTAATCAGGTTTTGCCACGACTGGTTTCCGCCATTAATACTGATGAAATTAATACGATTCTTTCCGCCTATATTAGTTTGGCTTTAAGTGCTTATGACCAAGCGATACCGGCAGAGGTGGCTAGCTTTTCTATCAGCGAGATACTTAGCGATAACACGGCTAAGATCTTGACAATGTCAGACAGCAGCTACGGAAAAGCGAGTATTGATGAGGATGTCAAACAAGTCAGTTTCAATAATCCCAATCAACTAACCTTTTTCTATCAACTCATACAAGCTGGTTTTGACAAGAAAGTCCCTACAGAAGCAACAGGAAAAGGGTTAGAGATCTATAGAGAGTATCGAGACAGCAAAGACAATGTAGTGAATAGCACAACCTTGGGAAGTGAGATTGAAGTTCATATCCAGCTACGAGCTTTGGATGATCGTTACTTAAGTAACGTTGCAATTGTTGATCTTTTGCCTGGAGGATTTGAGGTTGTGCGTGATTCAGTCCATAGTGAGAACTTGGATTATGTTGATATTCGAGAAGATCGAGTTATCTTCTTTACAAGTGCGGATTCAAGTGCCAAACAACTGGTCTATCGCATAAAAGCAACAAATGTTGGTCATTATCAAGTTCCAGCCATCATTGCAGAATCCATGTATAATCCCGGCATCAGAGCCAATGGTGCTGCGACTACAATGGAGGTAACTACCCCCTTCCCCGAATGA